The following proteins come from a genomic window of Miscanthus floridulus cultivar M001 chromosome 2, ASM1932011v1, whole genome shotgun sequence:
- the LOC136537479 gene encoding uncharacterized protein, translating into MQRGVASDEAVSEEVAAQGKGAEAAVERVEEGEPTPHDVVGLGATGAGASSTAEAIESEAGAPKTSEVRAVDSGAIEVEMAEARAPGSIETEAMEVEAEQTLAPPQADPEGEPVFALEDIAEGGRWDTLEEYRQLAVRSLQTAMTVMGGDLPGVTRAELVTAKGQAAPLVAKIKELEEERDSFRSRAQEAMASAKATAGQLGAEQSEHQATKVALAEATKVAEASRVEVLAWKNKAEGKFHWTVFLIHLFRFAFDSCPFVAT; encoded by the exons ATGCAGCGTGGCGTGGCGTCGGACGAGGCCGTTTCAGAGGAGGTAGCTGCCCAGGgaaagggtgccgaggcggccgtggagcgagtggaggagggggAGCCCACGCCTCACGATGTTGTGGGTCTTGGGGCGACGGGGGCTGGGGCGTCTAGcactgccgaggccattgagaGTGAGGCCGgggcccccaagacctccgaggTCAGGGCGGTGGACTCCGGGGCCAttgaggtagagatggcggaggccagagcccctgggtccatcgagaccgaggcgatggaggtggaggcggagcaaaCTTTGGCGCCGCCCCAG gctgatcccgagggggagcctgtgttcgcccttgaagacatcgccgagggggggcgttgggataccctcgaggagtACCGCCAGCTGGCAGTGCGGTcattgcagacagcgatgactgtcATGGGAGGGGACTTGCCTGGTGTCACTCGG GCCGAGCTGGTCACGGCTAAGGGCCAGGCTGCCCCTctggtggcgaagatcaaggaactggaggaggagcgagactccttcaggtctcgggcccaagaagcaaTGGCCTCTGCAAAGGCCAcggccgggcagctgggtgcggagcagagtgagcatcaggcgacaaaagttgccctggcagaggctaccaaggtggccgaggcctctcgggtcgaggtcttagcctggaagaacaaggccgagggtaagttccacTGGACCGTGTTCCTCATTCATTTGTTccggttcgcgtttgactcctgccCCTTCGTTGCGAcatag